In Leptospira stimsonii, the genomic stretch GATACATAAAATGATAGCAACACAGACGAGATGGATCTTTGGGGCGATGATCGGATTGGTCGGAGTATTTTCGATAATCGTGAAATTCTAATATACCAAAAGATTAAGTCGAATCATTTTTTAAAAAGGAAAGAAGTCCTTTTAAGGCTTCTTTCCGGTGGGAAACCCGGTTTTTTTCCAGCTCAGGAACTTGGGAAAATGGTTTCTGGAATGAAGGAAAAATAAAAACAGGATCGTAGCCAAATCCATATGGTCCAATGGTATCATATTGTTCGGAGATTCTTCCTTCGCATCTACCTTCAAACGTTTTCTCGATTTTGCCATCCACGTAAGCGATTACGCAAGTATAATGAGCGTTTCGATTCGGATTCCCCTTTAACTTTTCCAAAAGAAGAAGCGCTCTTCCTTTGTCATCCAGTCCTTCTCCTCCGAATCTTGCGGAATAAACTCCCGGAGCTCCGTCGAGAGCTGAAACACAAATTCCGGAATCATCAGCAATCGAGGGAAGTTTGGTTAGACGAAAAAGTTTTCTGGCTTTGATGAGTGCATTTTCAGCAAAGGTGGAGCCGGTTTCTTCCGCTTCGAAAGAAACGTTCAAATCCTTCGGAGTAAGAATTTGAACGCCGAGTTCTCCGAGAATCGAACCTACCTCTTTTACTTTGTGCGC encodes the following:
- the rdgB gene encoding RdgB/HAM1 family non-canonical purine NTP pyrophosphatase, producing MKQLALATNNAHKVKEVGSILGELGVQILTPKDLNVSFEAEETGSTFAENALIKARKLFRLTKLPSIADDSGICVSALDGAPGVYSARFGGEGLDDKGRALLLLEKLKGNPNRNAHYTCVIAYVDGKIEKTFEGRCEGRISEQYDTIGPYGFGYDPVFIFPSFQKPFSQVPELEKNRVSHRKEALKGLLSFLKNDST